One window of the Spea bombifrons isolate aSpeBom1 chromosome 8, aSpeBom1.2.pri, whole genome shotgun sequence genome contains the following:
- the ATF6B gene encoding cyclic AMP-dependent transcription factor ATF-6 beta, with translation MGTELLMNDLDSKFCADNLLTSEDWDTGLYSYLDETDDNGELFPPAFSHYPLHLCDRQMDIEPYSTSSSWDDIRSKDLSDLLVKAEPLSPFSSSSCDSSSSCDALYTKSQGDLAATVKVELPPSPPCQTQDAPLNPCGALQITLLPVPTGPGCLSKSNGLVSKKPALQPRPAPGTKPPPSTSSASHAIILHPVTTTAGTTPALTASPPVLVSQLVPVPSAGSAPSPVKPETKTIIPAPSAGKTSRPEVDPKLLKRQQRMIKNRESACQSRRKKKEYVLGLEARLQETERQLELARRENRELRETVQNLMRENASLRVSSGSRKVVCVMVALVFIAFNFGPSSLTQTIQEETARSPEISHRARHLLTYQSGEEPREPQRPKMYPFHTTTTARSSFSNATGSLANVKHLMVRDLDQLFLTSDCRHFNRTESLRLVDELSLWVRRHQNERKSGKQPPKKHRRAKKPFVRKTVSLSDLVPAQPSRITHRLHSAPLQLYGPPKPSDTFLMDAIERREDTFYVVSFRRDHLLLPAISHNKTSRPKMSLVMPAMPVNDSVYNNSRGYETMMQIDCEVMDTRVIQIKSSTVPPSLRTPPARPAQQGAPRGNLSLYLQDHDPSEDGQN, from the exons ATGGGAACGGAACTCCTGATGAATGATTTGGATAGCAAGTTCTGTGCCGATAACCTTCTGACCAGCGAGGACTGGG ACACCGGCCTGTACAGTTACCTGGACGAGACGGATGACAATGGGGAACTTTTTCCACCTGCTTTCAGCCATTATCCTCTGCATTTG TGCGACCGGCAGATGGATATCGAGCCGTACTCCACGTCATCCTCGTGGGACGACATCCGCAGCAAGGATTTGTCAG aTCTTCTCGTGAAGGCAGAGCCGCTTTCCCCGTTCTCATCCTCGTCCTGCGACTCGTCGTCCTCCTGCGATGCCCTCTACACG AAGTCTCAAGGAGACTTGGCGGCCACGGTGAAGGTCGAGCTGCCTCCGTCCCCCCCGTGTCAGACGCAGGATGCCCCCCTCAACCCTTGCGGTGCTCTGCAAATAACTCTCCTCCCCGTCCCCACAGGGCCAG GATGTCTCTCGAAGTCTAACGGTCTGGTGTCCAAGAAGCCGGCCCTGCAGCCCAGACCTGCCCCGGGGACTAAACCTCCTCCCAGCACAAGCAGCGCGTCCCACGCCATCATCCTGCACCCCGTTACGACGACCGCCGGAACGACGCCGGCGCTCACAG cctCCCCTCCTGTTCTGGTCTCCCAGCTCGTGCCGGTACCCAGCGCAGGATCTGCACCGTCTCCTGTTAAACCCGAGACCAAGACAATTATACCGGCGCCGAGTGCTGGTAAAACCAGCCGCCCCGAGGTGGAC CCCAAGCTTTTAAAGAGACAGCAACGCATGATCAAAAACCGGGAGTCTGCCTGCCAGTCCCGCCGGAAGAAGAAAGAGTACGTGCTGGGACTGGAGGCGAGACTGCAGGAGACGGAGAGACAGCTGGAGCTGGCACGCCGGGAGAACCGGGAGCTCAGAGAGACCGTACAGAACTTAATGCGAGAG AACGCGTCCCTCCGGGTCTCCTCGGGCAGTCGGAAGGTGGTCTGCGTTATGGTGGCGCTTGTGTTCATCGCGTTTAACTTCGGACCTTCGAG CCTCACCCAAACCATACAGGAGGAGACCGCGAGAAGTCCGGAGATTTCCCATCGCGCTCGCCACTTATTAACCTATCAGAGCGGAGAAGAGCCCCGCGAGCCCCAAAGGCCAAAGATGTACCCGTTTCACACGACTACAACCGCGAGAAGCTCCTTCAG TAACGCCACCGGCTCGCTGGCGAACGTGAAGCATCTCATGGTACGGGATCTGGATCAGCTCTTCCTCACCTCGGACTGCAGGCACTTCAATCGCACGGAGTCTTTGAG GTTAGTTGATGAGCTCAGCCTTTGGGTCCGACGACATCAGAATGAAAGGAAGAGCGGGAAGCAGCCCCCCAAGAAGCACCGAAGAGCAAAG AAGCCGTTCGTTAGGAAGACCGTGTCGCTTTCTGATCTGGTGCCTGCGCAGCCTTCCAGAATCACACACAG gcTGCACAGCGCTCCGTTACAACTCTACGGCCCCCCGAAACCCAGCGACACCTTTCTCATGGACGCCATCGAGAGACGCGAGGATACTTTCTACGTGGTGTCGTTCCGCAGG GATCATCTCCTCCTGCCTGCGATAAGTCACAACAAGACGTCCCGTCCCAAGATGTCCCTTGTGATGCCAGCCATGCCCGTGAACG ACAGCGTGTATAACAATTCCCGAGGATACGAAACCATGATGCAGATAGATTGTGAAGTTATGGATACGCGGGTTATCCAGATCAAATCCTCCACCGTTCCACCATCTTTGAGAACGCCGCCGGCGCGACCTGCGCAGCAGGGGGCTCCCCGCGGGAACCTCTCCCTCTATCTTCAGGACCACGACCCGTCGGAAGACGGACAGAACTGA